A window of Desulfuromonas soudanensis genomic DNA:
AAAAAAAATCAAAAACAAACTGAAAACATCCCACAGCAATTTTGAATATATTTGTGAGATGAAAATCGATGGGGTGGCAGTCGAACTAACATATCAACTTGGTAAACTGATTTTGGCCTCAACGCGGGGCGATGGCATTAACGGAGAAGTAATCACAGAAAACATAAAAACAATTAACGCCATACCCCTCGTGCTAAAGTATCCATATCCTTCGTTTTTAGAAGTTCGCGGTGAGGTGTTTATACACACAAAGGATTTTGAAGATCTCAACCGAGAACGCACCAAAAATGGCCAACCAACTTTCGCGAATCCAAGAAATGCTGCTGCAGGTAGCTTGAAACAACTCGACTCAAGCGAAACCGCAAAACGCCCTTTAAATTTTTTTAGTTATGGCATTGGCAAAGCGGAATGGGATAAACCAAAAAGTCATTTTGAACTTCTGCAAAGGCTAAGTTCACTGGGTCTACCAGTAAATACCAAGGGGACAAAAGTTGTTAAAAACATTAAAGATGCTATCACTTTTTACAAAGAACTAACCGAGCTTAGAGATGTTCTCGAATTTGAAATAGATGGCCTTGTCATAAAGATCAACAATTCCGAAGTACAGAACCAATTAGGAACAACATCTAGAGCTCCAATATGGGCCATAGCTTACAAATTCCCTGCAAGAAGTGAAGAGACCGAGCTCGAAGACATAGATGTTCAAATAGGTCGAACCGGCTCAGTCACACCAGTCGCTATATTGAAACCCGTTAGGGTAAGCGGGGTAACAATCTCCCGTGCAAGCCTACACAACTTTGACCATTTAAAGAGACTAGATGTCCGAAAAGGTGATCAAGTAATAGTTGAACGGGCCGGAGATGTAATCCCTCAAGTTGTTTCAGCGGTACTCGAGAAAAGACTTGCGAATTCGGAACCATATACCCCCCCAACCCAATGCCCTACATGTGGGAGTAAAATTCATCAGGAGCATGGGGACGTCAATTGGTACTGTACGGGCGGGCTAACATGTTCCTCTCAATCAATAGAGACCCTCAAGCACTTCGTCTCAAAGGGGGCCTTTGACATAGATGGCCTCGGCGAATCGCACATAAAAATTTTTCACTCTGAAGGACTTATAAAGAGACCATCAGACATTTTTTATCTTGAACAAAAGCTTTCACCCCAAAAGTCTTTATTTGACCACACACCCCAAGGGATCATTCCACTTGAAGAAAGAACCGGGTGGGGTAAAAAGTCTGCTAACAATCTTTTTGAATCAATTCAAAAAAGCAAATCTGTTTCTCTTAGTTGCTTTATTTACTCATTAGGCATAAGGGGCATTGGCAAAACATCAGCTAATATATTAGCAGAAAAATACAAATCCATCGAGCATCTATTAGATATCATCAAAAGAACCATTACAAATTCCACAAAAGAGCACAATGACCTCCTCAGAACTGAAGGTATTGGCCCTAAGGCAGTCAGTGCTATCTTAGATTTTTTTGATAACCCCTCTAACTACGATGAAATCAATAAACTAATTCATATTGTCGAAATCCAAAAAATTTCACAACCAGCTTTAAACCTCCCACTTCAAGGCAAGAGGATTGTCTTTACAGGCAGCCTTGAATCCATGTCAAGAGACGAAGCAGAAAATGGCGCAAAAAACTTGGGAGCGACCATCTCAACATCTGTCTCAAAAGGAACAGATATTGTAGTCGCTGGTCCAGGCGCTGGCAGCAAATTGGAAAAAGCCAAAAAACTTGAAATTCGGACATTGACGGAAAAACAGTGGGTAGATTACTTGGAAAATCTCAAGACTGGACAAAACGATGAAGAGACAGAGCAGACCTGAAAAACTTATTGCAGAATTTGAAGGCGGGTATGCAAAGGGTTGGTTCATGGCTATTGGCGAACATTACCGTAATGAACTTGACATAAGCCTTTCTGAACGAAAGAAAAACAAAATATCGTATTTCGTTTGGACTCAAGGCCCCTACTTTTGCTTCTCAGTTGGCAATGTATTCTATAACAACAAAGCTGCCTATGAGGATATTTGGCAGAAAGCTATTAAAAAAATTAGCGTAGCCTGTCAAATCATATCAGCTACACCTTGCAAGCTTAACGATAATGGCGACTTCATAGATGGTGCTGTAGAATTTAAAGTTTTCTACAAAACCAACAGCGGCGACGGCTTAGTCTTGGCTGAAACTCAAAAAAGCACTCAAACAAAATTCGTAAACTTTCTCAAAACTGGCAAATTAATAGACTAATCTCGCTATTAAAGCTTATTAAGAGGAAACAACATGAAATCTGTCAGGGCGACGGTCCGGATCAAGGGGCGGGTTCAGGGGGTCAACTTCCGTTATTTCACCCAGCGCACCGCCTGCCAGCACGGCATCACCGGCTGGGTGCGCAATCTCCCCGACGGCGACGTCGAGGCCCTCTTCGAAGGGACGCAGAGCGCGGTGCAGGCGGTCATCGACTGGTGCCGCAGCGGCCCGGCCGCCGCCCAGGTCGACGAACTCCTCATCGACTGGGAGGATTTTCGCGGCGAGTTCGACTCCTTCGAGGTCCACCGCTGAGACGACGCCCAAAAGGGAGTCAGTCCCCTTCCCCGTCGAGTTCGAGGCTCACCCGGTAGACTTCGCTTCCGGAGAGGCCGAACTCCTTGGCCACCTCCTTGACGATCTGGCGCATCGGCAGATCACACTCCTGCCTCCTTTTCAGCAGCGCTTCGCGCACCGTCCCCGCAGGCTTTTCCTCCGGGGCCGGCCCCACCAGCAGTACGATCTCCCCCCGCACCCGCTCCCTGCCGAAATGGTCCAGGGCCTCGGCCACCGTGCCGCGAAAGAGCTCCTCGTGCATCTTCGTCAGCTCCCGCGCCACGGCGATGAGCCGCGTCTCCCCGACTTCGAGCTGCAGATCCTTCAAGGCCGCCAGGAGCCGGTGCGGCCCCTCGTAGTAGAGGGTGGTGCGCCGCTCGCTGCGCAGCAGGGCAAAGGCCGCGCGCCGGGCGGCGCTGCGGGGGGGGAGAAACCCCTCGAAGGCGAAGCGCTCCACCGGCAGCCCGGAGATGGAGAGGGCGGCCACCGTCGCCGAGGGTCCGGGGACGGCGCAGACCTCGATCCCCAGATCGCGGCAGCGGGAGACGAGGAGATAGCCGGGATCGGAGATCGCCGGGGTTCCGGCGTCGGAAATCAGTGCCACCGACTTTCCCTGCTGCAGCGCCTCGATGAGCCGCGCCCCCTTTTCCCCCTCGTTGTGCTCGAAGTAGGAGGTGAGGGAGGTGGTGATCCCGTAGTGGTTGAAGAGCTTGCGGCTGTGGCGGGTGTCCTCGGCGGCGACCAGGTCGACCTCCTTGAGGACGCGCAGCGCCCGGAAGGTGAGATCCTCGAGGTTGCCGATGGGGGTGGAGACCAGATAGAGAGTCCCCCCTTTGACGCCGCTCATTTCTTACCCCTTTCCTGCTGCAGCGAAGCGAGGTCCTGCAGCCACAGGGCGACGCTGGCGTCGCTCGGCATCCGCCAGTCCCCCCGGGGGGAGAGGGCGACGCTGCCGACCTTGGGGCCGTCGGGGAGGCAGGAGCGCTTGAACTGCTGGGAGAAAAAGCGGCGATAGAAGTGTTCGAGCCAGCGCAGGATTTCCCCCTCGTCATAGCGGCCGGCAAAGGCGATCCCGGCAAGAAAGGCGATCTTTTTCGGCCGGAACTGGAGGCGGACGGCGTGATAGAGAAAAAAGTCGTGGAGGAGATAGGGGCCGACATGGTCCTCGGTGATCTGGCCGATCTCGCCGTTTTCGTCGGGGGGGAGAAGCTCGGGAGAGACGGGGGTGGCGCAGACGTCGGCGAGGATATTCGCCGTCTCGCCGGAAAACTCGCTCTCGGCGCACCAGGCGACCAGGTAGCGGACCAACGTTTTCGGGACGCCGGCGTTGACGCCGTACATCGACATGTGATCGGCGTTGTAGGTGCACCAACCGAGGGCCAGCTCGGAGAGATCGCCGGTGCCGACCACCAGGCCGCCGACCTGGTTGGCGACGTCCATGAGGATCTGGGTCCGCTCCCTGGCCTGGGCGTTTTCGTAGGTGATGTCGTGTTGAGACTCGAGATGGCCGATGTCCTCGAAGTGACGGCGCACCGCCCCGTCGATGGGGATCACCCGCAGGGTCACGCCGAGAAGGGGGGCCAGGCGCTCGGCGTTCCCCCGGGTGCGGACCGTGGTGCCGAAACCCGGCAGGGTCAGGGCGACG
This region includes:
- the ligA gene encoding NAD-dependent DNA ligase LigA translates to MDPIQARTRHEELCRQLHRHNHLYYVLDTPEITDAEYDRLFRELLDLERGFPELATPDSPSQRVGATPLEKFEIIHRERPMLSLDNAKDEGDLQNFEKKIKNKLKTSHSNFEYICEMKIDGVAVELTYQLGKLILASTRGDGINGEVITENIKTINAIPLVLKYPYPSFLEVRGEVFIHTKDFEDLNRERTKNGQPTFANPRNAAAGSLKQLDSSETAKRPLNFFSYGIGKAEWDKPKSHFELLQRLSSLGLPVNTKGTKVVKNIKDAITFYKELTELRDVLEFEIDGLVIKINNSEVQNQLGTTSRAPIWAIAYKFPARSEETELEDIDVQIGRTGSVTPVAILKPVRVSGVTISRASLHNFDHLKRLDVRKGDQVIVERAGDVIPQVVSAVLEKRLANSEPYTPPTQCPTCGSKIHQEHGDVNWYCTGGLTCSSQSIETLKHFVSKGAFDIDGLGESHIKIFHSEGLIKRPSDIFYLEQKLSPQKSLFDHTPQGIIPLEERTGWGKKSANNLFESIQKSKSVSLSCFIYSLGIRGIGKTSANILAEKYKSIEHLLDIIKRTITNSTKEHNDLLRTEGIGPKAVSAILDFFDNPSNYDEINKLIHIVEIQKISQPALNLPLQGKRIVFTGSLESMSRDEAENGAKNLGATISTSVSKGTDIVVAGPGAGSKLEKAKKLEIRTLTEKQWVDYLENLKTGQNDEETEQT
- a CDS encoding acylphosphatase, coding for MKSVRATVRIKGRVQGVNFRYFTQRTACQHGITGWVRNLPDGDVEALFEGTQSAVQAVIDWCRSGPAAAQVDELLIDWEDFRGEFDSFEVHR
- the rsmI gene encoding 16S rRNA (cytidine(1402)-2'-O)-methyltransferase, producing the protein MSGVKGGTLYLVSTPIGNLEDLTFRALRVLKEVDLVAAEDTRHSRKLFNHYGITTSLTSYFEHNEGEKGARLIEALQQGKSVALISDAGTPAISDPGYLLVSRCRDLGIEVCAVPGPSATVAALSISGLPVERFAFEGFLPPRSAARRAAFALLRSERRTTLYYEGPHRLLAALKDLQLEVGETRLIAVARELTKMHEELFRGTVAEALDHFGRERVRGEIVLLVGPAPEEKPAGTVREALLKRRQECDLPMRQIVKEVAKEFGLSGSEVYRVSLELDGEGD